In Mesoplodon densirostris isolate mMesDen1 chromosome 2, mMesDen1 primary haplotype, whole genome shotgun sequence, the DNA window GTTGCTGACACCAGCACTTTCCTCCGACCACCTCGAACCACGAATGGGTCCTTCCTAGGAGTCGTGGATAAAAGAGAGCCCAGAGTTGAAGGAGCGCCAGAAGCCTCGCTTCTGTCTTCCTGGGCAAGAAACAACTCTCCATCTCCCTTCAAGTCCCTTCTGATCTGTCTCGGGTCACCCCCATTTGGCCAGTTCACGTCCACCCCACCTGGAGCCTCTGATGTCCATATTAGCTCGAAGTACCAGATCTGTGACACATTCATTGTCAGGGCCACAGTCCTTCGAGAAGGGGAcctagaggagagagaaggggctgAGGGCTGAGAGGAAGGCGTGGGAGAAAGGAATGGGATTGAGGGAAAAGTGAAAAGAGTGGGTGCCCAAGTTAGATTTCACTGTGATCTcatgtctcctccctcccctttctcttgAATTCACTGAGAAGGGCAGTgttgggacccagggcagggcagggcttgGCACTTCTGACCAGCTTTCGTATGGAGGTGGGTGAGCCCTCATCCAGCACAGGCCCTGGCTTTGTGGTGTTGTCCAAAGCAAAGGTCACAGTCAAGGCCACTGGCCGGAGGTAATCTGATGTATCCTGAGAGAAACCAGAGTCAAGGATCATGGGGAGCCAGGATTAGGGATACGACCCAGGAATCCTAGCAGAATGTGATAATGATGgcgatatttactgagcactttctaGGTGCTGGGCACTGTCCTAAGGTTTTATCAATACTATTACATTTAATTCTAAGACAGCTAACTCCTATTTtgtagttgttattattatccccCCTTTTCAGGCAAGGAAACTAAGGTTTGCAGGTTATATGACTTGCCAGAATTCATAGGTGGTAAACGGCAgagcaggattcaaacccagatcagCCTGACTCCACAGTCTGCTCTTTCTCACTTTCCTGACTCTGGCTTTCTTGCCGATCCAGCAGAAAGTCCTCCCTCTGATCCAGTCTTCTTCTCACTCCCAGGCCCTGATGCAAAGCAGTTCCTGCCCCCTCCTCACCAGCACATGGAAGTGCAGTGGCTCACAAGTGATAGTCCCCACACTGAGCCGGAGCCGCCGAGGGGACAGCCTCTGGCCAGAGCCGTCAAACGCTGCACGGGCCCCAGCTGTCCACTCATCCAGCGATGCTGTGAACCGCACATCTGAATGGGGCAGGCAAGAGCGCAGGTGGAGAGGGGTCCCAAGACCATGGCAGGCAAGGGGTTGAGAGCTGCCTAGCACGCACGCTAGTCACTCACGGAATTGGCGATCCCAGCGGCCGGGAGTGCGGGAGGTCACTTGGAAGCAAAGGGCTGCGGATAGGCAGGCTGCCTCCTGGCTGCGTCGCTTGCAGTCCCTCTGAACCACACTGATGGCCGGCGGGGTCACATCCAGTGAAGGGGCCAGGTGGACAATGGGCCGGGAGCTGGGAACAGGGTGGgaaagaaagtccagcagagggAAGAAAGCCCTTTGAGAAAGGCAGTCCCCAGTGTTTGCCTCCCTGAGGTCAAAGGAAAGAATAAGGAGCTAGGGGACACATGTGTCCGCCTCCCCTGAACCTTCTGACAGAAGTaagataatagctaacatttttaaaaaattaatttatttttatttttggctgcctaggtcttcactgctgcgtgtgggctttctctctagctgcggcgagcaggggctactcttggccttggtgcatgggcttctcattgcagtggcctctcccgttgcggagcatgggctctaggtgtgtgggtttcagtagttgtggtacgcgggcttagtagttgtggcgcacgggcttagttgctccgcggcatgtgggatcttcccggaccagggcttgaacccatgtcccctgcattggcaggcggattcttaaccactgcaccaccaggcaagtcccaatagctaacatttaatCAGCACTTGccgtgtgctaggcactgtgtttAGATCTTTTCACAGATTATcgcgtttaatcctcacaacaaacctctAAGACAGGTacgattattattcccattttataaactaggaaacggaggcacagagtaAGTTGATCAAGAAAGCCAAATGTAACTTTGTGACTCCAAAGCCCTCGCTTTTAACCATGCTGCCGTGCTGTCTACTGCCACCTGAGCTGGGGCCACTCACCTGAGCAGGATGGCTGCCCCTTGGGCACCCACAGCGACATCTACCAGGTCATCTCCATCCAGATCTAACCGGCCATCCACACTTCGGCCAAAGTAGCTGAGGGCCTGTGGCATGGAGACAGCAGCAATCCgctgagagggagagaggagacacTGAGCAGAGACTCACACAGCTGGTTTCCCAGGCCTCCCGCCTGGCTTTTTCTCATTCTCCCCTCAGGCACGAGGAGGAATGAGAGAAACTTGCCTGTGTTCAGGAGTCTCTAGTACAACAACATGTTTCCTACCCCACCGCCTCACCTTTTTGACTACTGATGAAAAAGGCACTTGTTCCGTTTGGGTCTCAAGCCCAGGGGAGCAATGATGACCAAAGGGTGcacctcctttccccttcctcccaccatGTCCCTGCCTCGTCGGGGCACTCCTGACCTGGGCAGGACAGGGCTTGACTCCACTCTGGGTCCCGTGATAGAGGTACAGTGCTCCACGGTGCCCATCCTCCAGGGGCGCTCCCATAGCCACATCAGCAAAACCATCTTGGTTCAGATCAGGAAGGGCAGCCATGGCAAAGCCAAACCGAGCATCCTGCGGGGGTTCTGGCTGAAGTGTTCCCTGGAGTGTCAGCAAGGACTGCTGGTGGAGGTGAGGAGAAGACAGAAGATGCTGATTTGACAGTCCCAACCTCTCAGCCAGCCCTCAAATGTGTGtgccttccctcactccctttgcCCCCACAGACAAGTTCTAGGGTATCCCAGCAAGTCTCACCTGGCCCACCAGATACACATAAACACGTCCTGTCTCCTTGTTCTGGGGCCCCAGGAACATGGGGGCAGCCACAAGCAAGACGTCAGTTGTTCCATCCCCATCCGTATCCAATGGGCAGAGCTCACTGCCAAAGTACGAGCCAATCTGGAGAGCGGTGGGTAGTGGTGACCccagaggaaagggaaggcaAGATTATGGACAATTAGGAAGCACCTGCCAATCTGCTCCTCACATCCCTGACAGACTCTGCCAACCAGAATTCAACACAGACTTTTAAGGCCCCTCTCTTGTCCCTTCACTCTCTTCCCCCACAGCCTGAAGGTCCCTCCGAAGCCAAGGGTCTCACCCTCCCTTGGATGCCCTACCTGCTCCCCCTGGAGGCTCTGGGCGACCCTCACAGCCCCATCTTTCTTAAGCTGGAAGGCGATGACCTTTCCTCGATGTCTAAACCGAGGAGCTCCTGAGAGAAAGAGGCGGCGTCCACCCCGCAAAAGCATGGAGGAAACAGAGTAACCTAGAAGTGGACAAGGAATCGGGGGTGAAAGGGAAAGAAGATGGGGTCAGAGTAGGAGGTTTCCCTAAAGGCACAGAAGGGGGTCCCAAAGGAAGGTAGCAGGAGATCAGTGAGAAATTGCATGAGTTAAGAGTGAGTACCTTAtaccctccatcccaccccccactGAGGAAGCATTTTTCCCCCCCTCCACCGTCTAATCCTTTGCAGCTCTCTGCTACTCACCCAGGTAGGCTGCATGGTTCTGCAATGCAGGGGGGAACTCATCTTCCAGGGCCGTCCGTGGCGGGAAGAGGCGGCGACCTTCTTCAAGCCATAACACTGAGCCCCCCCAGTCATAAGCCCCTACCATCCCGAAGAGAATCCCATCCTGTAGGGCAGAACCAGATGGGGTCGCTAAAAAGACAGTGGGGAATAAGAAGAAAAAGCTCTCCAGGAGTGAGAGGGTCACTGAGGGCATGCTGGGGTTAGTTGGTGAGGTAAGGGAAGGTCAGCATGGACATTGGTTAAAGGAGGAATCCAGAAGAGCCCTGGGGTTGAAGCTGTCTGAGTTAGAGGCTGGAAGGAGTCAGATGTTGAGAGGGGTCAGAGTCTGTCCAACCTTTAGCCGATGAGTAGAGAAACCAATCTGAGACATTTCCAACCCAAAGGAGCTTTCATTTTCTCCGTGGGACCCTTGAGTGTGAGAAAACATCATGAGGCAATATAAGGGAAGACAGTTTCCCCTTTGACCTTCTGAACTTATTCCAGAAGCCCACCTATACCCCAGAACTCCCCCTACCCTGTCCTCTGTTTCTCCAGGGTAATCATTACCCTCAAGGCCAAAAATCCGGTCCCCTAATGCATCCACAATGTCAGTCAGTGCTGCTTCATCTGTGACATTGAAGAAGAATCTCTCGTCTGGATCACTGGCAATAGCTCTGATTTCCCGCAGGAAAGAACTGGGGTCTCGCTGCCGCCGGAGGTAGTGACCAAGGACCTGGGGCCAGGAGATAAAGGTGGGGTCTGCTAGCTGTGTGCTGTGAGACGGTAGAGCTGTACAGGACACAGCCAactaaagagaagaaagggaatatGGCTGATGTCTGGGAAGTGGTCAATGTCCGTTTTCCTTAAGTTCCCAGTCCTCAGTGTCACCCTCCCCAATCCCTTCTATCCTTCCAGATCCAGAGCTGTTCTCACCGCAATCCCATAGCGTGTCACTCTTCCAGCTTCGCAGGCCTTTAGTGCTGTAGGAAGTTCCTCTCCATCATGTGACTCTCCATCAGTGACAACCACCAGTAGCCTGGCAGCCTCTGGTCGGCCCCCATGGGACTGACTGAATCCTTCTGTGctgagaagatagagaaaggaGTGAGGTGTGATCAGATGTGTGCagatagatacacatacacatagtACTTAACACTGTCGGCAGTTCACCGAGGCCAGGCCTCTTGCCTTTTAGCCCATCTCCCCAACTGTCTAGCGTAGAgactggcacacagtaagagCTCAAATGTCTGAATGTCATAGAACATGTAGAGCAGCATATCATCAATGCAAGTAAGTATAAAATCCATTCACTCAtagattcattcagcaaatattgtaTTTAGGAAGACAAATATTAAGGGAACGTAGAATAAAGGAGAATGGTCAGGTCAGGGGAGTCTTCCCAGAGATGAGTTTTGTCACGTTTGGAAAATGGGCTAGGACATGAGTGGTGGAAAACCCGAGGGCCAAGAGCAAAGCGGGAGTGGAGGTATATAGCCAGAGAGAATTGTCTGCAGAGATAAATAAAGCAGAAACatggagagacacagacacagacaatTTGTAGAAATGCAATGAGTGCGATGACAGCCAATTTAGCCTTCCCCCACCTACATTAGTGTGCAAACAAAGATAAGCTGGCAAGACATCTTGGGATGTACACACTGCACTCCAAAGCCTCCCCTAACCCTTCTGGCTTCCCACCCGCCCTTCCCAGTGCCTCACCAGGCCATCATTATTGCTTGAGCAGTCTTTGTTTCTCGTCCCTCCCGCCGACTCAGGTTCCTtgctgctctcaccacttcttcTTTGGTTCGGAAATCTCCCAGGGACCACTCATGTACAGAGCTCTCCCCATACTGTACCAGTCCCACCTGAGAATAAAGTGTGCACTCTAATGGAGTGTgtgtatgggggtggggggtggagaagGTATGCGAGGGAGGGGAGATGAGCACCTGGATACTACTGAAGATGCTACCTACATTTAtctcctctctccctgtctctccccCTCCAAGCCCATCCATGTTGCCTTCTCTTACCTGTATCTGCTCCGGGTCAATAAATAATCTCCCTACTAGTCTTCGCAGGAAGGTCTGAACTTCAGACCAGGGGTAGATGCTGTTGGAGCCATCCAACACAATGACGACATCCATGTATGTGGGGCAGCCTAGGAGGAGGGGTATGGTGATGGGGAACAGAGGGGTAAAGGACATTGGGCATGGGGGCAACAAGGGAAGAGGTCACATTTAATTCAAACATTTATTAGGCACTTCTTACATATAAGGAAGATAGTGTGCCAGGTCCtgggtaaatataaaaatgaataaaagagaagATGGGCATATATACAATTgactaaaaaaacaaagaagaaggaATCAAGTGCTAGTAGAAACATAGCACCACTATATGATGTGAGAGAAAAAAGGAGGGTCAGTCCTGATGGTGGAGAATCAAAGGAGGCAGCGACTGAGAAGATACTGAAGACTGGAGATGTTTGAGGAGAGGAGACTAAACAGGAAGGCATTTGGGTGGAGAACACTTTAAACAAAAAGAGATGGAGGTATAAAAATAGATGACACATAGGAGAATGGTGAGGTGAAGGCTATAGCCAAGGTGCAGGGTATGAAGGATATAGTGAGAGTTGAGTTTTTGAAGTTGATTAAATCAGTTCATGGAGCCTTCACAACCTGGTAAAGAGTCTGAATTCTCATCTGTTAGGAAACATGGAGCTTTTGCGGACATGTTAGGTAGCAGTGAGGATAAGCCATGCAGTTCCCCTGTCAAGCATCATACCCTGTGGCCCCATCTTTTTCCCACCCTGCACCCCGTTCTAGGGACTGAGTCCTCAGGCCCTTCTCCTGGCTCACGTTGTACAGTGGGTGCCAGACTTCCCTGGGGCCGGAACGAAGCATCTACACGGGCACATATCCCAGAACTGAAGACAGATGAGCCACAAGCACGAGACCAGAGAGGGGCACAAGCCTGGGGATGGGTAGAGGAAACAGTTATTCCCAGGCTTGGGAGGGCACCCTCAGAACATGCTCTTTGTCAAAAGAGGCATTGAGACCACTCCCCAAGACGCCCCTCCTTGCTTTCTAGGGTTTTTAACTCCTTGACCCCTCCACATAGACCAGTTTCCCTTATCATACCACCCTTTTCTCTACCACAAACCGTCAGagaccccaccaccaccctttcCTTAGCTTACCATGAATCCCCCATCACCAACTGTCTCCAGTAGAGACATCCCCAGGTGCATATTCACAGCAGGACAAGATGAATTTCCCAGTGGGTAGTCACCTGGTTGGAGTGGAGTGGAAGAGCATGAGATCATGGGGTCACAGATGGGGTGATTGAGTTCAGGGTGATTTTGGAAGAGGATGAGAAGAGGTCCAGATCAAGTCAGGAAGAGGAGTACATGGGATATGGAGGTAAAGAAGTAAGGTGTGATATCACTCATATATGgagtctaattttttttaatgttatctatgaacttatttacaaaacagaaacagactcacagattttgaaaacaaacttacagctaccaaaggggaaacatggaggggggagggataaattaggagcttgggattaacatacacacactactatatataaaatagataatcaacaaggacctactatatagcacagggaactctactcagttttctataataacctatatgggaaaagaatctgaaaaagaatgaatatatgtatatgtataactgaatcactttgctgtacccctgaaactaacacagcattgtaaatcaactatgctccaaaaaacttaaaaataaaaaaaaagtgaggtgtAAGGGGTCAAAGCTATTAGTGAATCAATGTTAGGGGTTAGGAGTGGAAGAGTGAGGGGTCTTCTTACCCAAGTGGCCCTTggcacatggggcattgtgggaGCCCCCTACAGGGCAGCGATAAACATCCCCCCTTCGGTCACCTGAAGGCCCATCCCAGGGGGCACCCACCAACATCCTGGGAGGAGGAAATGAATACAAGCATAGCGTAAATATGACACTTGAGATAGGCCAGAGGGAAAGGGCATGGTGACAGCAAGTCTAGAGCCCCAGCCATTTCCAAAAAAACAGATTAGTTTATATTTCCATCTACCTTGCCTCCCTTTTAACAGCTCTATCACAGTCCCAATCCCATGGCCCTCTGGTTTCCTCCTCACCATCGGCGTCCACCCCCAACATGTTGTAAGACACTGTATCCAAATTCAGCCTCCGGTGGCCCTGGAAATAGGCGTGGGTGATGCACGTCCAGGTTAAAGGGGGAGCAGAGACCTGGGGGGCCAGGATCATAAGGTTAGCAGGAATCAGCCAGAGAGCCTAATGAATGCCCAGAGGTACAACCAGAGAGAAACCATGAAGGGAACTTTTTGATCTCAGCCTATCTCCCTTCTTTTTACTCATAAGCTGCCCTGGACTCTGTGAATGTCATGTACTCCAAGCAAGGATGAttttcttcctgtgtttgggtCCAGATGTCTAAACTGTGGCCCTCTGCCATGCTGTTGCACAGATGTATTTCCATTCCTATCCCCCAAATTTCATTTACAGACATGTCTGGAAGGGTCAAGTTCCTCTTTTCTACATCATTCCTCCTACACATCCTCCTCTCCAAGCTGTGAATCCTTAAAAATTCTCCTAAACCCAGGACCATAGGGAAAACAAGAGGAGGTTAGTGAACACTGCATGTCTGGgtctcttcttctcttcctgtCTCTTCTGGACTCCCAATATCATTGTTAcactctcactctctttctccaATGTCTAGGTCTCTGGCTGATTCCAGCCCTGGAAACCTCAGTGGTAATTAACTGGGTGGAGCCACTTGCCTGCCTACATACATGGTTTGCCATACATTCTTTCCAAGGGTCCCATCACTCCCAAAGTTTCTCACGATCCACTTCCTTTCTAATTCATCCCCCCTCCCAACTGCCCTCTGCCTACTTGCATTTCTTCCTTAACTCTCAGCCCACTCTAAAGACCCCCTCAATCATGTTCTTGCTGACTCTTCCCTCCCAACCCCAATCTGTTTAAAATCAGAGCTGGTATTTTAGGAAACGAAGATTACAGGGCACTGATGAGGAAAAATTCCAGGCCTCTTGTCCCTCCCACGGTTCCTTTCCTGTGGCTTGTTCCTTCAAGTAACCCCGTCAGgccaccccaccaccactttcaccaatggctaTAGCTCTGTCTCAAACCAAGCTCATTTTCAGAAAAGTGTTTTGTATGTGAGCCTTTTTGCATCCAGGAAACTGGCAAGGCTGTATGACCAGGAACTGTAGCTCATTGGTTAGATAAACCCAGAGTTCTGACCACACTGTTAGTCAGTTATGTCTCAGGAACCCAGAGACCACCAAGGGCAGGGAGAAGTAGGGAGGGAGATAATAGTAATCAGACTAGCCATGTGGAAGTTCACATCATGTTTCTTTTTGGTCGCCTCACTCCTCCAGGGCTTGGGACAAAGTTTTATTTAATTGGACACAAATATTACACAAGGCACTGGACAGCTTCAGCCCTTGCCAGGCAGTAATATGTGTGGGCAAAAGAATGCAAACCCATGCGCATGTgtacgcgcacacacacacaccacacacacacacacacacacacacgaaacatACAATCAGTTAACCTCTTAACCTAAATCCCAAAGAATTTTAACCGTAAAGATCCCAATGCTAAACAATCCATATATcttccattcccaccagaaaCCAAGAAGTTAACCTCCCTCACCTGTCAGGAACATCAGAGGCAAGAACAGGTGGGGGATGAGGGGGAACTCCATGTCTGGATGGTCTCTGTCTGCGTGAGAAGTCCTCTGTGCCTctgtccctctccttctctgtttTCTGTACTTTCCCTCCCATCCTGCCCCCTCCCACTGGCagctaaaaataaagttggaagGAATGGGAGGAGTAATGGTGGGGAAGTGTGGGGAGCCCCAGACCAAGGAAAGGAGGAATGAGCGATTTTAGTGTATTTCTCTGCCTTGGTGCTGCCCCCTGGAGGCATCATCTCAGTATCCAAAGAGAACACAATTCTTGACTTTctgtcctttctttctcctccttttttttctatcCTTTGTTGTTGCCTAGCAATAATGCTATCCTCAGGTTTGGAATAGAAGGTAGGAGTGGGAGATAGATTATTTTTACCTCCTAACCTTATTTATCTCGACCTGGAATATGGAAAATGAAAGAGCTGATAACAGTGGTATCATTTCCCCACCTACTCAGAGTCCcaacatgtgaagacacagcccACCCACAAACCAAGACTTACCATCCGCATTCCACTTAGTTCTGTGACTCTTAGCCTATGCTACCTTATGGCATTATAGTTTTTGGAGAAACTATAAACCATGAACTGGTATGGGGTATGCTTTGTGGAACCAGTATTATTACTTTAACATTAGACCCCCATCTCCTCAACTAAGCTATAAACTTCTGAAGTTGGGACCATGGAGCCTCTTAGCTTTCTGTATCTCTACCACTTAGTATTATGCCCTACATACTGTAGATGTTCAGTAAAAGCCTGTGGGTAATGATGCCAGTGGCTAATCCTATGGAAAACCCAAACCATAGTGACAGAAACAGGGGTCTCAGATGACCAGAACACATGGGACCAGACCAAACATCAATGAGCAAATTGATCTTTAATTTGCTAACCTGGAAGGCTTTGCTATCCATCATGGACTTGGGCCTCAGCTATTTACACGGAATCACTGTACAGTATTTACAACAAGATGCTAAACATAGCATCATTCTGGATAGGCAAAGAAGGGGTATGGAAAGGCTAGAACAAAGCCCTGAAATCAAAGTGTAAGCAGAAACCTGCAGGTGTGAGTGGAGGGAAAGGTAAGGGCAAATCATGAGAAAGGTTGGTGAGGTAGAcatgagagaggaaaaggaagcatGAAACTACTTCTGGTGCATGTGGGAAGAGTCCACTGGGATATAAAGCCTTCAAAATTATAATCTGGAGTCTGAAGGGGAAAATAACGGCCACAAGTCACCTTtgtgaggaaaaagaagaaggcaGTTAGAACCTTATAGACCATACCTTCTACCTTCCATATCAAAAAGTAATCCTGCTGATTAAATCCCTATGACAGGGGACTGAGAAGGTACAAAAGAGATACAGAGACAGAATCTTAAATAGACttaagagacagtaaaaagagtcaagagagacacagacaatgcaatgaaggaggaaaagaacaaaagctCCAGCAGACCGGAACATGTGAATCATCCAAGTGACTAAACAAGTCACCTCTCCTCACCTCATCTTCCCCAAAGCTCCTCCTCTTACTCCCAAATCTCTGGATTTTAGCTTTAACCAAGGAGTGGAGTTAGAATGAGGCCGGTACATGGGGACAATCTAAAATTCCATCTCACCAATTCAGATCCCCTCCTTATCCTGTACCAGAATATCAGGGCTTGAGTCGGAGCCAAGGGCAGATTAGGGTGAGAATAGACAGGATGGAGGACACGAGGCCACAAAGTCCCACAATTCCAGGACCACAGCGCCAGAGGCCTAGTTTGTCCAGTGGAATGAAGAGATCACAGGCATTTCTGACCACATCCAGCAGGAGAGGGGGATGACCTCGAAGAACCCGAGCCAGGAGCAGGACTCGGAGCCGAAGCTTCAGAGCCACCTGGGGCAGACCTCCTCCTGGAGCCCCTGGACCCCCAGGTCCCCCAGTTTCAATTCCTCCTGGGACTCCTCCTCCAGAACCCTTCAGTCGCCGACTACAAGCTGAAGACTCTTGTTCCATCAGTAGGCGAATCTCATAAGCATCACGACTCAAATTCATGATGAGGGAAAACAGATAGTACCTGGGATACACAGGGGAGAAAGGTCAGTACAGATACATATACCCACTTAGCATATCCAAGAGAACATTTAAACTTTTTCCCCCATAGTGCAAAAGGATTACATATTAGAATACCAGAAGTGAATGTTATTACCCACTATTAGAAATGTCCTTCCACCTTTCCGTAACTAATGAGTTTATGTGTACCTTAAGATCCTGGCTTACAATAATGAGCATCATGAAATATTACAAGATCAACCTCATATTTCACTTGTCCACTTGGCAATGCATTAGCACACACACATTCAACTTGAACTACAATaatgcaaaaattttttaaagaacaccttcagggcttccctggtgatgcactggttgagaatctgcctgccagtgcaggggacacaggttcaatccctgatccgggaagatcccacatgtgcggagtaactaagcccgtgtgccacaactactgaacctgcgctctagagcccgcgagccacaactactgagcccacgtgccacaactactgagcccacgtgccacaac includes these proteins:
- the PEX11B gene encoding peroxisomal membrane protein 11B isoform X2 is translated as MDAWVRFSAQSQARERLCRAAQYACSLLGHALQKHGASSELQKQIRQLEGHLSLGRKLLRLGNSADALESAKRAVHLSDVVLRFCITVSHLNRALYFACDNVLWAGKSGLAPRVDQEKWAQRSFRYYLFSLIMNLSRDAYEIRLLMEQESSACSRRLKGSGGGVPGGIETGGPGGPGAPGGGLPQVALKLRLRVLLLARVLRGHPPLLLDVVRNACDLFIPLDKLGLWRCGPGIVGLCGLVSSILSILTLICPWLRLKP